A single window of Bufo bufo chromosome 10, aBufBuf1.1, whole genome shotgun sequence DNA harbors:
- the LOC120981076 gene encoding fatty acyl-CoA hydrolase precursor, medium chain-like isoform X1, whose protein sequence is MEALMRVVVLCILALGVLASAQADDQPQVEIRYGKLRGKTTSAKGTDRTVHTFYGVPFAKPPVGSLRFAAPEPPTAWSSVREASDYAPICLQNVDILEQLVKWFKAKITIPPTSEDCLYLDIFTPEDRVKEKMLPVMLFIHGGGLIMGGSMMFEGSVLSAYENVVVVSIQYRLGMLGFMSTGDDKAPGNYGFLDQVQALQWVQENIADFGGDPNSVTIFGESAGGLSVSALVASPLAKGLFHRAIAESGVAIMPGLVATSTEEVVFIRNIVVNISGCGVDTLLDCLKVKSEEEILSIGASMPFMTLPASIDGAFFPKPVEQILADKEVNPVPFMTGVNNQEFGWNLLTSMNITGIREGMEREMVHEILKNFPIMGIFSGAISLLLDEYVGDETDPAEIRNRFVELVGDLIFVMPALRAAKYHRDSGHPTYFYEFQHRPSLFADSKPDFVKADHGEELFFVMGGPFLKGDILFTGAFTKEEEDLSRTFMRYWANFARTGDPNGPGLVHWPQYNHDEDFLEIDLEQKASKQLKAAKYEFWTKDLPQKMVEEKAERTEL, encoded by the exons ATGGAGGCTCTGATGAGGGTAGTTGTGCTGTGCATCCTGGCCCTGGGGGTCCTGGCATCAG CGCAGGCGGATGACCAACCTCAAGTGGAAATACGGTACGGCAAACTGCGGGGGAAGACCACGTCTGCAAAGGGAACAGACAGGACTGTCCACACCTTCTATGGAGTCCCCTTCGCCAAACCTCCAGTTGGTTCATTGAGATTTGCCGCCCCAGAACCCCCCACAGCATGGAGCTCAGTGAGGGAGGCCTCAGACTATGCTCCAAT ATGTCTACAGAATGTTGACATATTGGAGCAGTTAGTAAAGTGGTTTAAAGCAAAGATCACCATACCTCCAACGTCTGAGGACTGCCTATATCTGGACATCTTCACCCCAGAAGATAGAGTGAAGGAGAAGATGCTGCCT GTCATGCTGTTCATACATGGAGGAGGTCTGATAATGGGGGGATCCATGATGTTTGAGGGTTCTGTATTAAGTGCCTATGAAAACGTTGTAGTTGTATCCATCCAGTACCGGCTGGGGATGCTCGGCTTCATGAG CACTGGAGATGATAAAGCTCCTGGGAACTATGGCTTCTTGGACCAGGTTCAAGCTCTTCAGTGGGTTCAGGAGAACATTGCAGATTTCGGAGGTGACCCCAACTCTGTGACTATATTTGGGGAGTCTGCGGGGGGACTCAGCGTCTCTGCACTG GTGGCGTCTCCCTTGGCAAAGGGCTTATTCCACAGAGCTATTGCCGAGAGTGGGGTAGCCATAATGCCGGGTTTGGTGGCCACGTCTACTGAAGAAGTTGTGTTCATCAGAAAT ATTGTGGTCAATATTTCGGGCTGCGGTGTGGACACACTGTTGGACTGTCTGAAGGTAAAGTCTGAGGAAGAGATCCTGTCTATCGGAGCTTCTATG CCCTTCATGACTCTGCCTGCGAGCATCGATGGGGCGTTCTTCCCTAAACCTGTGGAACAGATTCTGGCTGATAAAGAGGTGAACCCTGTGCCATTTATGACTGGAGTCAATAACCAGGAGTTTGGATGGAACCTCCTGACG TCTATGAACATCACAGGAATAAGAGAAGGAATGGAGCGAGAAATGGTGCACGAAATCCTGAAGAACTTCCCAATTATG GGTATATTCTCTGGCGCCATCAGTCTCCTGCTAGACGAGTATGTCGGAGATGAGACTGACCCTGCTGAAATCCGGAACCGCTTCGTAGAACTGGTCGGAGACCTCATCTTTGTGATGCCGGCGCTGAGAGCGGCCAAGTATCACAGAG ATTCTGGCCATCCCACCTACTTCTACGAGTTCCAGCACCGTCCATCTTTGTTTGCAGACTCTAAGCCGGATTTTGTGAAGGCCGATCATGGGGAGGAGCTGTTCTTTGTGATGGGAGGTCCATTTTTGAAGGGAGACATTTTGTTCACAG GAGCCTTCACAAAGGaagaggaggatctgagcagGACCTTCATGAGATACTGGGCCAACTTTGCCCGCACTGG TGATCCCAATGGGCCGGGCCTGGTCCACTGGCCACAGTACAACCACGATGAAGACTTCCTGGAGATTGACCTGGAGCAGAAAGCTTCCAAGCAACTGAAGGCTGCAAAGTACGAATTCTGGACCAAAGACCTTCCTCAAAAGATGGTGGAGGAAAAGGCAGAGCGCACAGAGCTGTAA
- the LOC120981076 gene encoding fatty acyl-CoA hydrolase precursor, medium chain-like isoform X2: MSSYTCNEKYTKRRNAQADDQPQVEIRYGKLRGKTTSAKGTDRTVHTFYGVPFAKPPVGSLRFAAPEPPTAWSSVREASDYAPICLQNVDILEQLVKWFKAKITIPPTSEDCLYLDIFTPEDRVKEKMLPVMLFIHGGGLIMGGSMMFEGSVLSAYENVVVVSIQYRLGMLGFMSTGDDKAPGNYGFLDQVQALQWVQENIADFGGDPNSVTIFGESAGGLSVSALVASPLAKGLFHRAIAESGVAIMPGLVATSTEEVVFIRNIVVNISGCGVDTLLDCLKVKSEEEILSIGASMPFMTLPASIDGAFFPKPVEQILADKEVNPVPFMTGVNNQEFGWNLLTSMNITGIREGMEREMVHEILKNFPIMGIFSGAISLLLDEYVGDETDPAEIRNRFVELVGDLIFVMPALRAAKYHRDSGHPTYFYEFQHRPSLFADSKPDFVKADHGEELFFVMGGPFLKGDILFTGAFTKEEEDLSRTFMRYWANFARTGDPNGPGLVHWPQYNHDEDFLEIDLEQKASKQLKAAKYEFWTKDLPQKMVEEKAERTEL; encoded by the exons ATGTCATCCTACACATGTAACGAAAAATATACCAAAAGGAGAAATG CGCAGGCGGATGACCAACCTCAAGTGGAAATACGGTACGGCAAACTGCGGGGGAAGACCACGTCTGCAAAGGGAACAGACAGGACTGTCCACACCTTCTATGGAGTCCCCTTCGCCAAACCTCCAGTTGGTTCATTGAGATTTGCCGCCCCAGAACCCCCCACAGCATGGAGCTCAGTGAGGGAGGCCTCAGACTATGCTCCAAT ATGTCTACAGAATGTTGACATATTGGAGCAGTTAGTAAAGTGGTTTAAAGCAAAGATCACCATACCTCCAACGTCTGAGGACTGCCTATATCTGGACATCTTCACCCCAGAAGATAGAGTGAAGGAGAAGATGCTGCCT GTCATGCTGTTCATACATGGAGGAGGTCTGATAATGGGGGGATCCATGATGTTTGAGGGTTCTGTATTAAGTGCCTATGAAAACGTTGTAGTTGTATCCATCCAGTACCGGCTGGGGATGCTCGGCTTCATGAG CACTGGAGATGATAAAGCTCCTGGGAACTATGGCTTCTTGGACCAGGTTCAAGCTCTTCAGTGGGTTCAGGAGAACATTGCAGATTTCGGAGGTGACCCCAACTCTGTGACTATATTTGGGGAGTCTGCGGGGGGACTCAGCGTCTCTGCACTG GTGGCGTCTCCCTTGGCAAAGGGCTTATTCCACAGAGCTATTGCCGAGAGTGGGGTAGCCATAATGCCGGGTTTGGTGGCCACGTCTACTGAAGAAGTTGTGTTCATCAGAAAT ATTGTGGTCAATATTTCGGGCTGCGGTGTGGACACACTGTTGGACTGTCTGAAGGTAAAGTCTGAGGAAGAGATCCTGTCTATCGGAGCTTCTATG CCCTTCATGACTCTGCCTGCGAGCATCGATGGGGCGTTCTTCCCTAAACCTGTGGAACAGATTCTGGCTGATAAAGAGGTGAACCCTGTGCCATTTATGACTGGAGTCAATAACCAGGAGTTTGGATGGAACCTCCTGACG TCTATGAACATCACAGGAATAAGAGAAGGAATGGAGCGAGAAATGGTGCACGAAATCCTGAAGAACTTCCCAATTATG GGTATATTCTCTGGCGCCATCAGTCTCCTGCTAGACGAGTATGTCGGAGATGAGACTGACCCTGCTGAAATCCGGAACCGCTTCGTAGAACTGGTCGGAGACCTCATCTTTGTGATGCCGGCGCTGAGAGCGGCCAAGTATCACAGAG ATTCTGGCCATCCCACCTACTTCTACGAGTTCCAGCACCGTCCATCTTTGTTTGCAGACTCTAAGCCGGATTTTGTGAAGGCCGATCATGGGGAGGAGCTGTTCTTTGTGATGGGAGGTCCATTTTTGAAGGGAGACATTTTGTTCACAG GAGCCTTCACAAAGGaagaggaggatctgagcagGACCTTCATGAGATACTGGGCCAACTTTGCCCGCACTGG TGATCCCAATGGGCCGGGCCTGGTCCACTGGCCACAGTACAACCACGATGAAGACTTCCTGGAGATTGACCTGGAGCAGAAAGCTTCCAAGCAACTGAAGGCTGCAAAGTACGAATTCTGGACCAAAGACCTTCCTCAAAAGATGGTGGAGGAAAAGGCAGAGCGCACAGAGCTGTAA